CAGTAAACGGAGGGCAGTATGAAAGCCATAACCATTAACAGAAGCCTTTTCCGTCCTGTCGTGCAGGAAATGTGACTATCAGGAGTTCCCGTATTGACCAAGCTTTTTTCGAAAACACACGAACCTGTTGACGGTTCTTCACCCAATGCTCCCGGTTGGTACATGCTGGCAGTTCTAAGCCTATTGATGGGATTCGCGTCCATTTCGACCGATCTTTATCTGCCGGCCATGCCGACGATGGCCCGTTCGCTCGGTGCGGATGCCGGCATGATCGAATTGACGATCTCCGGCTATCTCGTCGGTTTCAGCCTGGGGCAGCTCCTGTGGGGACCGATAAGCGACCGTTACGGTCGCCGTCCGTCGGTGGCGGTCGGGCTGGTGCTGTTCGTCATCGGTGCGGCCGGTTGCGCCCTTTCGGAAAACGTGCTCATCTTGATCGCCTGGCGCATTGTGCAGGCGCTCGGCGCCTGCGCCAGCGTGGCATTGTCACGTGCTATGGTGCGGGACCTCTATGAAGGCAATCGTGCGGCGCAGATGCTCTCAACGTTGATAACGGTGATGGCGATCGCGCCGCTTGTCGGACCGTTGGTGGGTGGGCAGATCGTCGCTTTCGCCGGATGGCGGGCCCTTTTCTGGACGCTGGTCGGCATCGGTCTGGTGACGCTTGCAGCGCTTTTTACCATTCCGGAAACCTTGCCTGCCGAGCGGCGCAACCGGGAGTCAATCGGTCACGCTCTGATGCGATACGGCGAGCTTTTGCGCTACCGGCGACTTCTGGGGTATGCGGGCACCGGCAGCTTCCTTTATGCCGGCGTATTTGCTTATGTCGCGGGAACACCCTTCGCCTACATCACCATTTACCATGTGCCGGTGCAGCTTTACGGTCTGCTGTTCGGCCTCGGTATCATCGGTATCATGGTCGCCAATCTCGTAAATTTGCGCTTGGTTCCGCGGTTTGGCTATGACCGGATGCTCCTGTTCGGCACGGTCATCACTGCCATCTCGGCCATTGTGACGGCCGTGGCCACTCATACCGGCTGGGGCGGACTTTGGGGATTGGTTGCGCCGCTGTTCGTGTTCGTCTCCATGACCGGTTTCGTTGTCGCCAATTCGATCACGGGGGCAATGGCCGATTTCCCGGAACGCGCCGGTGCCGTATCTGCGCTGGTCGGTGCCCTTCAGTACGGCCTCGGTATGGTCGGCTCCGGTCTGGTCGGTGCCTTCGCCGACGGGACGCCCTGGCCCATGGGCTGGGTGATCGCGATTACCGGGGTCGGAAGCTTACTTTGTATGGGGCTGCTGGCTCCAGAGCGCATCCGGAAAACCGCAGACGCAGGATATGAAAAAATCGCTTGAAGGCAAAACTGCTGTGGAGGTCTCCGCCGAAAAAAGTTCGACAACATGGCTAAATCCCGTATCATACGAAGACTAAAGGGCATCCCAATAACGGGTATAGGATTTTTTCACATAAAAGATGAACTGCAAAGGTTGTTTTTGATGAATCTTTTTTCCCAAGCGTCTTCGTTCTCCTCAGAACCTCTGGCATCCAGAATGCGCCCCCGCACTCTGGAAGAGTACGTGGGACAAGACCATATTCTCGGAGAAGGTCGGCTTTTGCGCCGTGCCATTCGGGCAGATCAGCTTTCATCCTTGATCTTTTACGGCCCTCCCGGTACCGGGAAAACTACGCTGGCCCAGGTGATTGCCAATAGCACCGCCAGCCGTTTTGTGTCGATGAATGCTGTTCTCAGCGGTGTGAAAGATTTGCGGGAAGCCATTGAAGATGCTCGGCAATCTCAGGAATATTACGACAAACGCACCATCTTGTTTGTCGATGAAGTTCATCGGTGGAATAAATCCCAGCAGGATGCACTGCTGCCCTGGGTGGAAAAGGGCACCATTATTCTGATCGGAGCCACGACGGAAAACCCCTATTTTGAAGTGAATAAAGCACTGGTCAGTCGCAGCCGGGTTTTCCAGCTTCTGGGACTGACCGAAGAAAATCTCCGGCAGATCGTTACACAGACCCTGCAGGATAAACAACGGGGTTACGGGAAATGGCAGGTGGAGTTCGAGCCCGATGCGCTGGACCACTTGGTACGGGTAGCCTCGGGAGATGCCCGGTCACTCCTGAATGCTTTACAGTTGGCCGTGGAAACGACCCCTGAAAGTTTCCCCCCTCCGGCAAACAGCCGGATACATATCACCCTTTCGGCTGCCGAAGAGAGTATCCAGCAGAAAGCCGTTCTCTACGATAAAGAAGGGGATTACCATTTCGATACCATCAGTGCCTTTATAAAATCCCTTAGGGGATCCGATCCCGACGCAGCCCTCTACTGGATGGCGCGTATGGTAAGGGCCGGCGAAGATCCCCGGTATATTTTCAGAAGGATGCTGATATCGGCCAGCGAAGATGTCGGTATGGCCGATCCCTACGCATTAGGGGTCGTGGAAGCGGCCGCATCAGCTTTTGACCGGGTAGGTCTGCCGGAAGGGCAATTTCATCTTACCCAGGCAACCTTGTATCTGGCGACCTGTCCCAAATCCAACTCATCTCTGGCTTTTTTCGACGCCCTGGAGGCGGTAGCAAAAGAAGAGGCTGAGGTTCCCAATCATCTCCGGGATTCCAGCCGGGACGAACATAGCTTCGGCCATGGCAAAGGTTACAAATATCCCCATGCCTTCCGGGATCACTGGGTCGCCCAGCAATACCTGCCCGGAACCCTGAAGGGCCGGATTTTCTATCAGCCCACGGGTCAGGGATATGAGGGGAGCATTCAGACTCAGGTTATCCGGCACCGTGAAGAACAACTGGACCGGATGTTGGAGGAGACCCCGGAAACCCTAAGCTTCTCACCGGGAGATAAAGAGCGGGACCGGTGGATTCGCCGTGTACAGGGAACGTCATCTTCCCGCAAAAAGCTGCTGAAAGCCTTGGTCGAACCGATGCAGATAGGGCGTTCCGACCGCATATTCCTGGCCCCACTCCGATGGAACCAGCTCTTCTGGGAACTGTTCCGCAAGGTACCGGAAGGAGGACTCACTGCTTTAGCCGACCAGGAGGACTACCGTAATCTCGTGGAGTTCTCCATGGAAAGTCTCCCTGAATCGGAACGGCCCCTCCTGGTTGACCGCTCTCTTAAAGATCCTCGATGGCTGGAGCATCCGGATCTTCAACCGCTGACATGGGAGCACATTGTTCTGGACGGGGTACTGGATCAGCAGGACGAACTTTTTCCTCAGATTCTGGAAGAAAAATTAGCGCCCAAAGGGTGGTTTACCGGCTGTCTGCCCCTTCCCGGAGCTGGCAGCCGATTAAGCGAATTACTAAAAGGCCGGGTAGAAGACAAACTCTTATCTCGGATAGAAGAAGGGGAGGAACTATTTTATACCGAAAGAGCACCTTACCCCCAAAAAGAACGTATGGAAAACCTGGCTGATTTGACATTGGTTGAGTGGACTCAGTTGCCCATCGAAGAATCCCTGGTGCCCAATGCCCAGTGGCTTGCCCCCTGGTTCAAAGATCTACCCGGTAGTTGGTTTAATTATGTCAGTCGCAACCTGGGTGAAGATGAGATCAGGAGAATTCGAGCCCTTTTACAACCGGAAAAACTTCCCTCCTCCTTTCCGTGGACCCGCAATTGGCTTATTTACCGCCTTCGGAAATCCGCAACATAAAGAGAACATTGCATTTGCGGGGGAGGCCCCGTCGCTGATCCTCAATAATCAGTTAACGCAATAACACTTTATTATCCATGCAAAGGAAAAACCATGAAAGCCTTGGCCATAAACGGAAGTCCCAGAAAGGGCGGTAATACGGAAATTTTGCTCAAGCAGGTGCTCGAGCCTCTGGAAACAGATGGCTGGGAAACCGAGTATCTGCAGATCGGCGGCAAGCCGGTGCGGGGTTGCACGGCCTGCATGAAATGCGTCGAAAACCGGAACGGTCGCTGCGTTATCGAAGGCGATTTTGTGAACGACTGCCTGGAAAAGATGTTCGAGGCCGATGCCATCCTCCTCGGCTCGCCGACCTACTTCGGCGATGTCACCGCCGAGCTGAAGGCCCTGATCGACCGGGCCGGTTTTGTCGCGCTGGCCAACGGCGGCGCTTTCAGCGGCAAGATCGGGGCCGCAGTAGTAGCGGTCCGGCGTGGGGGCGGGACCCATGTTTTCGACTCCATCAACCATATGTTTCAAATCTCCTCCATGATTGTTCCAGGCTCCCTCTATTGGAACCTGGGCATGGGGCTCGACAAAGGAGACGTTCTCAAGGACGATGAGGCCCTGCGGAACATGAACCATCTTGGGCAAACCATCGCCTGGCTCGGCAAGGCCATGACCTCGATCTCCGAAACGACCCCTTTTCCCAAAGTTGCGGTGGAACTCGGTTAGATGGGGCAGGGGAAGTCGATATCGCGGCACCGCTTGCCATGAACTTGATCCGGTTGAAAACTGATCGCCTACTTTCGCTTGGCGGAGGTTCAGGTAAGTAAGCGGCTTGGCCGGATGATTGCGGGAGTGTTATGCCCTATCGGGAGGATTGTCGGGGCGGATGACGGGGTAAAGTCGCTGTGTCGTTTCCTCAGTCCATGCGTTGGTTGACGCGATAGACAAAAGCCAGGATTTCCGCCACCGCCTGATAGAGTTCCTCGGGGATTTCCTGCCCCAGGGGAACCTTGTCCAGTATCTCCACCAGGTCGGGATCCCGAACGACTTCAACCCCCGCTTCGCCCGCCGTTGCCAGGATTTTTTCAGCAACGGCGCCTTTGCCGCTGGCTACCACAACCGGCGCTTTACCGCTGGCTTTTTGGTAGGTCAGGGCAACGGCTTTATTCTGTCTGTTCTTCTCTGTCATGATAATCTCTGTTGCTCGTACCTCAGGATGGAAAGGTTCGGGAATAGGGCATCCTTTTCGGTCAAATCCGGGTGTTGACGAAACCGTGCGTATCGTTGCCAAGGTGTGCCATAAAGTCTTCTTCGGGGCGCGTCTTGCCGGTGGTGAAAAGGATTTCCGGTGACGGTCCGAAATGCAGAGCCTGGCAGAGTTCCTCACTGAAAGCGGACAGCATTCGACTGGTTTTCGGTTTGTCGCAAGTGAATTTGATGCGCAGCTTGTCCGCATCCCATAGCATGTCTATCCGTAATTCTCCCAATCTCTCAAGGCTGAGAAAGATGCTCAGCTTTTTTGATGCATTTGACTCAGCTTCCGGTCGTTCGCCACAATCCTCCACGAGAAGAAAGCCCTGCTCGATAAACGGCAAAGGCAACGGCAGCAGCGCAATACCTTCCGCTTCGCGCTGCAGATTGAAATGCCGGATCATATCGAGCCCCTGTAATGCATCGGTTGCCCGTTCGGTAGCAGCATCTTTGCCGTCGATGCCTTCTTCGAACAACAAAGTCAAGGTCTGGCTAAGGTTGGCAGGGGGTTGGTCGTGTTTAAGTCTGATAACTCCAAGACTTTCCAGAAGGGTCGTCAGAATGTTCCCATCCACCTTGCCTGTTGAACCTTCCACCCCCTCCATGAACATTTTTAAAGCCTTGCCGAAAGGATCAAGCAATGGATTTTTTTCGCGATGGTCCCGGCTTTGCAGGTGACGGGCCAGAGCCGGCAGTTTCCATCCGGCGTCAAGTAGTTGCAATAGTGCCTTGTGCTGGTTTTCCGGATTCAACCCCAACGGTTGCAATTGGACTTCTCCGGCACTGCTTGTAACGTGCAGCAGCAGTTGTTGCCCTTCGCGTAATCCAAGGGTAGAGCGCGCCGCGACCGTGCGACCGCTCATCTGCAAGGTAACTTGTCCGTCTTTCAACGCCATAACCGTTGCCCGGAGAATCTGCCCCGGTCGCCAGACACTGGTGTCATCCGGTTGTGGCTTGGCCTGGCCGGTTCCCGATACGGGGAGTACGGTAAAGGTTGCATCATTGATTTTCATGGCATCTCTTCGACAGGAGGGTCCTGTTTCTTTACTGGTTGCAGGATCTTTTTTTTTTGCGCCAAAGGAATGAAAGACCTAAAGATCGCCGTTTGTTGTGTCGATAATAAGAGCAACGAGTCGTTTTATGTGACGGGAGAGATTTTATGTTGAACACGGCACTGATATTGGGCAGCACGGCGGCAACGCGCGGCGAAGTTGCCGATTGCCTGGATAAAACCGGTCTGGTTCATCGCAAACTTTATTGCAAGGACGCCCGCCGGGCCATTCGCTGGTTGAGTGAACACAATGTCGATATCGTGTGTTGCGATTGGCGTTGGTCCGCTGTCGATGACGTCACCGATCTGATGGGTGTTCTGCGGCGTCGCACAGAATGGCAGGATCTTCCCGTATTGCTGTTCAGTTCGGGTGATGAGCGCGATCTGTGGATGGCCGGTATGGAGATCGGTGTCAGCGAATGTCTGCCGATGGGGTTGCCCATGGAGGAGCATCGCATAAAAATTCGATGGCACTTGAAAAACCGCGAACGCATCCATGCCTTGCATCAGGCCCAGAGTCAGTTGGCGCGCATCGCTCTTACCGACAGCCTGACAGGGCTGTATAACAGAGCTTACTTTGATGCCACCATCACTCAGGAAGTGGCGCGTTGCTCCAGGCGCGGTTTGCCCTTGTCGTTGCTGATGGTCGACCTGGATCATTTTAAAAAAATCAACGATACCTACGGTCATCTTGCAGGTGATCAGGCCCTTGCCGCGGTTGCCCTGGTGTTGAAGGAGCAGAGTCGCATCAGCGATACTGTCTGCCGGTTCGGCGGAGAGGAATTTGCCGTTATTCTGCCGGAAACGACCAATGCCAATGCCGCTACGGTGGCGGAGCGTATCCGTAAAAAGATATCTCAATTGGACCTGGCGTTTCCCGTAACAGCCAGTATCGGCGTTGGTTCCGCCAAGGTTACCAATCAGTTGCTTCCGGACCATCTGATCGCTGAAGCGGATGGTGCTCTCTACGAGGCCAAAAGCCAGGGGCGTAACAGGGTCCAGTCTTCCGTACTTGGTGCTGGTGTAGTTTCGGATCTGAGTCTGTTTCGGAAATTTAGAACAGCGATGGCATCGGCTTGAAGGGGAAGGCGGTGATTAGTGATTGGTGATTAGTTTGTCACTTGTCACCAGTCACCAGTCACCAGTCACCAGTCACCAGTCACCAGTCACCGAGCATCAAGCCCATAAGTCGGGTTTTGGACTGCATGTTTCTGAAGTGTTCGGCGAGGCAGAATAGAGAAATTTTTTCCGTGTCTTCGGGCAGGATGTGTACGATTTTAAGGGCCGTTTGATGGCCCTTTTTTGTTGTCGGGCCAACCCTCAAAACCTTTGCTTCGCATTGCAGGTGTTCAAGTGTCGTTCCAGGCAGGATCAATTGCAGGGTCACTATATCGTCAGGATTCAGCGGTTCGGCGGTGCAGAGGCTGAGGCCCCGACAACTGAGATTGACGTGGGTACGTTGTGGTTGCGGATGCGGGGGATGGTTGGTTCGAGCGTGCCACCAGGCCAGGTAAATATCGGTTTCGACCCGCAGATTTTCCCGCATGTGGTCATGGGTTCGGTGGCCTTCGATCCTGAACCGCATGTGGCGGGGATGTTCCAGGTTTTCCGGGTAGGCCGTGATCTGAATGAAGTGTATTCCCCGCTCACAATGGAAATCCCAGCATCGGTGGGCATCGAGTGATGAAAACGGCCAATGGGAAGGGAGTATCTGTACATCCAGCTGAGTCGGTCCATGCATTCGTGCAACACCCTCGCACCTCAGCCAATCACCTTGCAAGGTCGGAACGCTGATTTCGACCATGTGCCATTCGTGCAAAACGTTCAACAACTCGTCGGTCGGTGTCATGGCATTGACTTTTCATGTATGGTCAGAAGAGATCCCGGGTTCGTACCTTGGTGCGCAGGATCTCGCGTTCCTTGGCCAGACAGAACGCGACGATTTTGTCGCGGTCCTGATTGTCGATTTCTGCGAATTGTACAGCCACGGCCATGTCGCCGTTGGGTAATGTGCAAAAGCGAACCACCTGGGCCAGGCACTCAATGCATTCAGGCGTCTTCCCGTCCAGCCACAATACCATAGCGACCAGATCGCCGATATCGAGGTTTTTCTGCGCGGGCAGTCGAAGCCCGCTGGCACTGAGATTAACCTTGGTATTCAGGGGATAAGGCGTGCGGGGTTGATCGTCGCCGAGACAGTAATAGGCGAATCTGATCCTGGCATCGATACGGAAAAATTCACGCTCCTGAAGGGCAATGGCCGGCGGCTTGGGTTTGACCAGCAGGTTCGAGGTTCCAAGAATGGTCTGTATGCGGGTGAGCAGACGGTATTCCCGGCCCTGCAGAGAAAAAAAGATCTGGCATATTTCCCGAGGATTGATGAGGGTACTGAAATCGCGATCGTAGGGCAGGGCTATGTCCAGGGCGTGGTCTGAATGCGTGCGCACGGAACCATCTACGGCAATGGTACGTTGTCCATGGGTAGGTAACAGTATTTTGGCATTCCGGCCATTTCTGAAATGGTCCAGCAGCGTATTCAGCATTTCGTTCCAAATGACCTTGCCGGCAAAATCGGTGTGCTGTTTTTTTGCCGGGATATCGGTGGCGCAACAGGTCGGAGGTGCCATGATCAACAACTCCCGAGGGTCGAATGCTCCCCCCCCTGATTCGATGATCGATACCCCCCGATGGCAGTACGGCCTTTTTTGAGGCGATGAAGTTCGTCAGTCGTCAAGGCTTGCAAGGTGCGCGCCTGTTGCTGAAGCTTTTCACATTGCCGCTTGATTTGCAACATGGTTTGCTTCTTTTTTTCCAACTGGGCAAGCACTTCGTCGGATGGCTGGCAGCTCTGCAGCATGGTATGGATCTGCCGGTCGGTATCCTGCGCCTCGGCATTCAGTGCGTTCCATTCCTGTTGAACTCGTACCAAAGCGGCTGTATGCCCCCCATGCAGCAATGCAGCCATTTGGGACAGTTTTTCCTGAACGGCAAGGTATTGCCGTGTCGACTTCTCTACGAGTTTTTCCATGGTCGTGTCAACCTTGTTTAAGTGTACGCGCTCGGGTGGTTCGCCGCTCTGGCCTGTCGGGCGCCCTTTTGAGTCATGCCCAAAGGGTTTTTGCCGTCACGGGGCTGCGCTAAGGACGTTTGTTCTATCCGTTTTCGGATTATGGCTCCCGAGATGGCGGGTTACATACTGGCCTTAAGCGGCTGGTAACCGGCATTGGCCACGGCCTTGGCCTGGGATTCGCTGCGTGCGATGACAATGGCCTCTTTCCAGGTGTCGCGCAGGTCCGAGAGCATGGTATGGACCGCTTCCAGTTTGCTCCGATCCAGATTGATATTGGCCTGAATCATTTCCCGAATCATATAGTCGTAAAGCGAGTCGAGGTCGGCTGCGATTTTGCCACCGATGTTATGATCCAGGGTATTGCGGAATTCCATCACGATGGCCATGGCCTTCTGGATACCATGGTTTTTCAGTTCGATATTACCGTCTTCAATGCCTTGCATGGCCTGGGTGAGAAAGCGAATCGCACCGTCGTAGAGCATGATCATGATCTGCTCGGGGGAAGCACTGGAGATCTGGTTGTTTTTATACTGGTTGAGATAAGGGTTCATGGGTCATTCCTTCCGCAGCTTGCAGTTCTATGAATTGAAAAGACTAAGCTGTTGAGTCAGGTAAGAGCCGGTGCTGTTGAGATTGCTGATCAGCAGTTCCATGGCGTCGAACTGCGCTCGTAGCATTTCTTCGCGCTTCTCCAGACGTGTTTCCATTTTGGATATATTGGCATTGATGGTTTTCAATGTTCGATCGGTGCTGGTTTGCCGCGTGGCCGCCAGGCCGTCGACCCGATCGGTGGTCGAATCCAGGTATTCCGTAAACAGGCTGGATATTCCGTCGAACCCCTCGCCGCCCGCCAACAATTTATCCATGATGTTCATATCGGTCGTGATGGCTTCTTCCAATAGGGTATTGTCGATGGTAATGGTGCCGTCGCGTTGCGTTTCCAGGCCCAGCTGCGAGAGTGTGGTCAGATCCCC
This DNA window, taken from Syntrophotalea carbinolica DSM 2380, encodes the following:
- a CDS encoding Bcr/CflA family multidrug efflux MFS transporter yields the protein MLAVLSLLMGFASISTDLYLPAMPTMARSLGADAGMIELTISGYLVGFSLGQLLWGPISDRYGRRPSVAVGLVLFVIGAAGCALSENVLILIAWRIVQALGACASVALSRAMVRDLYEGNRAAQMLSTLITVMAIAPLVGPLVGGQIVAFAGWRALFWTLVGIGLVTLAALFTIPETLPAERRNRESIGHALMRYGELLRYRRLLGYAGTGSFLYAGVFAYVAGTPFAYITIYHVPVQLYGLLFGLGIIGIMVANLVNLRLVPRFGYDRMLLFGTVITAISAIVTAVATHTGWGGLWGLVAPLFVFVSMTGFVVANSITGAMADFPERAGAVSALVGALQYGLGMVGSGLVGAFADGTPWPMGWVIAITGVGSLLCMGLLAPERIRKTADAGYEKIA
- a CDS encoding AAA family ATPase; translation: MNLFSQASSFSSEPLASRMRPRTLEEYVGQDHILGEGRLLRRAIRADQLSSLIFYGPPGTGKTTLAQVIANSTASRFVSMNAVLSGVKDLREAIEDARQSQEYYDKRTILFVDEVHRWNKSQQDALLPWVEKGTIILIGATTENPYFEVNKALVSRSRVFQLLGLTEENLRQIVTQTLQDKQRGYGKWQVEFEPDALDHLVRVASGDARSLLNALQLAVETTPESFPPPANSRIHITLSAAEESIQQKAVLYDKEGDYHFDTISAFIKSLRGSDPDAALYWMARMVRAGEDPRYIFRRMLISASEDVGMADPYALGVVEAAASAFDRVGLPEGQFHLTQATLYLATCPKSNSSLAFFDALEAVAKEEAEVPNHLRDSSRDEHSFGHGKGYKYPHAFRDHWVAQQYLPGTLKGRIFYQPTGQGYEGSIQTQVIRHREEQLDRMLEETPETLSFSPGDKERDRWIRRVQGTSSSRKKLLKALVEPMQIGRSDRIFLAPLRWNQLFWELFRKVPEGGLTALADQEDYRNLVEFSMESLPESERPLLVDRSLKDPRWLEHPDLQPLTWEHIVLDGVLDQQDELFPQILEEKLAPKGWFTGCLPLPGAGSRLSELLKGRVEDKLLSRIEEGEELFYTERAPYPQKERMENLADLTLVEWTQLPIEESLVPNAQWLAPWFKDLPGSWFNYVSRNLGEDEIRRIRALLQPEKLPSSFPWTRNWLIYRLRKSAT
- a CDS encoding flavodoxin family protein; the protein is MKALAINGSPRKGGNTEILLKQVLEPLETDGWETEYLQIGGKPVRGCTACMKCVENRNGRCVIEGDFVNDCLEKMFEADAILLGSPTYFGDVTAELKALIDRAGFVALANGGAFSGKIGAAVVAVRRGGGTHVFDSINHMFQISSMIVPGSLYWNLGMGLDKGDVLKDDEALRNMNHLGQTIAWLGKAMTSISETTPFPKVAVELG
- a CDS encoding EscU/YscU/HrcU family type III secretion system export apparatus switch protein; this encodes MTEKNRQNKAVALTYQKASGKAPVVVASGKGAVAEKILATAGEAGVEVVRDPDLVEILDKVPLGQEIPEELYQAVAEILAFVYRVNQRMD
- a CDS encoding flagellar hook-length control protein FliK, with amino-acid sequence MKINDATFTVLPVSGTGQAKPQPDDTSVWRPGQILRATVMALKDGQVTLQMSGRTVAARSTLGLREGQQLLLHVTSSAGEVQLQPLGLNPENQHKALLQLLDAGWKLPALARHLQSRDHREKNPLLDPFGKALKMFMEGVEGSTGKVDGNILTTLLESLGVIRLKHDQPPANLSQTLTLLFEEGIDGKDAATERATDALQGLDMIRHFNLQREAEGIALLPLPLPFIEQGFLLVEDCGERPEAESNASKKLSIFLSLERLGELRIDMLWDADKLRIKFTCDKPKTSRMLSAFSEELCQALHFGPSPEILFTTGKTRPEEDFMAHLGNDTHGFVNTRI
- a CDS encoding GGDEF domain-containing protein, with protein sequence MLNTALILGSTAATRGEVADCLDKTGLVHRKLYCKDARRAIRWLSEHNVDIVCCDWRWSAVDDVTDLMGVLRRRTEWQDLPVLLFSSGDERDLWMAGMEIGVSECLPMGLPMEEHRIKIRWHLKNRERIHALHQAQSQLARIALTDSLTGLYNRAYFDATITQEVARCSRRGLPLSLLMVDLDHFKKINDTYGHLAGDQALAAVALVLKEQSRISDTVCRFGGEEFAVILPETTNANAATVAERIRKKISQLDLAFPVTASIGVGSAKVTNQLLPDHLIAEADGALYEAKSQGRNRVQSSVLGAGVVSDLSLFRKFRTAMASA
- a CDS encoding PilZ domain-containing protein, which codes for MTPTDELLNVLHEWHMVEISVPTLQGDWLRCEGVARMHGPTQLDVQILPSHWPFSSLDAHRCWDFHCERGIHFIQITAYPENLEHPRHMRFRIEGHRTHDHMRENLRVETDIYLAWWHARTNHPPHPQPQRTHVNLSCRGLSLCTAEPLNPDDIVTLQLILPGTTLEHLQCEAKVLRVGPTTKKGHQTALKIVHILPEDTEKISLFCLAEHFRNMQSKTRLMGLMLGDW
- a CDS encoding flagellar brake protein, with translation MAPPTCCATDIPAKKQHTDFAGKVIWNEMLNTLLDHFRNGRNAKILLPTHGQRTIAVDGSVRTHSDHALDIALPYDRDFSTLINPREICQIFFSLQGREYRLLTRIQTILGTSNLLVKPKPPAIALQEREFFRIDARIRFAYYCLGDDQPRTPYPLNTKVNLSASGLRLPAQKNLDIGDLVAMVLWLDGKTPECIECLAQVVRFCTLPNGDMAVAVQFAEIDNQDRDKIVAFCLAKEREILRTKVRTRDLF
- the fliS gene encoding flagellar export chaperone FliS: MNPYLNQYKNNQISSASPEQIMIMLYDGAIRFLTQAMQGIEDGNIELKNHGIQKAMAIVMEFRNTLDHNIGGKIAADLDSLYDYMIREMIQANINLDRSKLEAVHTMLSDLRDTWKEAIVIARSESQAKAVANAGYQPLKASM